The following DNA comes from Microbacterium terregens.
ACGCACGACGTGGAGGATGATCGCGCCGTCCTCGCGCCACCCGGTCGCGGCCGAGACCTCGCCCGCGCCGACCTCTTCGAGCAGACGAGGCCCGCCGACGCGGATCTGCCGACCGTCGACGGTCGCGACCACTCCGACAGCGGGCGAGGATGAGAACGCCGTCGCTGCGGCGATGGCAAGTCCGCGGTCGGTCGCCGCGCGCACGATCGCCTTCGCGAGGGGGTGCTCGCTGTCAGCTTCGGCGGCCGCCGCGAGTGTCAAGACCGTGTCGGCGTCGATGTCGCCTTCGGGCGCAATGGCGGTGACGGTCGGCTCACCCCTCGTGAGAGTGCCGGTCTTGTCGAAGAGCACGGTGTCGATCGTCCGCATGCTCTCCAGCGCGAGCCGGTCCTTGATGAGCACCCCACCGCGCGCGGCCCGTTCGGTCGCAATCGCCACCACGAGAGGGATCGCGAGACCGAGCGCGTGCGGGCAGGCGATCACAAGGACGGTGATGGTGCGGACGACCGCCGCGTCGGGGTCGCCGAGCAACGTCCACACGACCGCGGTGAGCGCGGCGGCGCCGAGGGCGAACCAGAAGAGCCATCCGGCTGCGCGATCAGCGACGCGCTGGGCACGCGAGGTGGAGTTCTGCGCCTCGGCCACGAGCCGCTGGATGCCGGCGAGCGTCGTGTCCTCCCCCGTCGCGGTGACCTCGACGCGGAGTCCGGAGTCAGTGGCGACCGTGCCCGCCGTGACTGCGTCGCCGATGCCGCGAGCGACCGTGCGGGACTCGCCGGTGACCATCGACTCGTCCATGTCGGCGCGGCCATCGATGATTCTTCCGTCGGTCGGCATGCTGCCGCCCGGGCGGACCAGGACGACATCGCCGACGCGCAGGTCGGATGGTGCCACGGTCACGACCCGATCGTCGTCCACCCGCTCTGCCTCATCAGGCAGGAGCGCAGCGAGCGAATCCAGCGCCGACGTGGTCTGGGCGAGCGACCGCATCTCGAGCCAGTGACCGAGGAGCATGATGACGATCAGCAGCGCGAGTTCCCACCAGAACTCCAGTTCGTGATCCAGCAGACCGAGGCTGGCGCCCCACGAGGCGACGAACGCGACCGTGATCGCGAGGCCGATCAGCAGCATCATGCCGGGCTTTCGCGCGCGAAGTTCACCGACCGCGCCGGCGAGGAACGGCCACCCGCCCCAGAAGTACATGACCGTGCCGAGGATCGGAGAGATCAGAGGGACGCCGGGCAACTCCGGAAGCGAGTAGCCGATCAGCATCGCGAACATGCCCGAGAACCCGACCACCGGGATCGCCAGAAGCAGGTTGATCCAAAACAGGCGCCGGAACTGCGCGACGTGGTCAGCTCCGTGGCTCGCATGGCCGCTGCGGCCGCCGTCGTGCGCCATGTGAGCTGAGTGCTCGATGGGACTGACGGCCATCTCGTGAGCCGTGTGCGGATCCGTCATGGGATCGTCCTCCTCGGTGCTCCCGCATGTAGGGATGTTCGGAAGTCTAGAACCCGATACCCCATAGGGGTATTCCGAATCGATCGGGGGCCACCCGATGATCCGTTATCGGATCACCCGCCGTCGCTGCCCGGCGAAGAGCGCAGGCCGGTCGGTCATTGTCCACCCGGGAGGGCCGGTCGGACCCAGCGCCAGTCATCTCTGGGCCGGATCCACTGTTCTCGTCCGTCTTTGGTCTCCCGGGCGGCGTCGGTGAGCCAGATGGTGGAGTCGGGTCCCCAGCCGCCGATCACGGATCCGTACTCCGCGTCGACTTCGATCAGCTGCGTGGCCGCCGAGAGGTACCCGAGCGTGGTGAGGTGCACGGCGTCCCACCGCTCGGAGACGCGCTGCCAGTCCGGGATCAGCCACCTCGCGTCACAACCGGTGACACGGAACCAGTCGTGCCGACGGGACGCGGTGACCTCCATCGGGTATTCCCGGCAGAGGTCGGCCCAGTCTTCGGGCGACCGGATCTCGAGCGTCTTCCCCACCCCGCGCACCGGAATGACCGTGGCGTTCTCCCAGCCGAGGGAGTCCTCCACCAACTCGAGCGCGTCCCGGACGCTGCCCCGTGTGGTCAACAGCGCCTGCGGCACGGACCACCAGGTCCCCGACACGTTCGCGTGCGGATCGGCGGGACGTTCACGTGCTGCGTGGGCCTCATCCTCCCGCTGGGCGCGTGTCCACTCCGCCAGGACGACGGCGGGGGCGGAATCCAGCGGTGCCGCGTCGCTGAGTGGACGCCAGTCCACCGCCCACTGCGCCGTTGCTCGGGCGGCGCTGAGCTCAGGGATCGCGGTGACCAGGCGTGCGGCGACCCGTCGCAGGGCGCCGCGCACCGCCGGGAGCGCAGCGACCACGTCCTCACCGTCGGGCTCCTGCCAGTACCGAGCGAGGTCGACCGACGCCTGCAACGAGTCCCGCACGATGTCCACGCGGATCGCGGTCAGGTCGACGCCGTCGATCAGCGCCGCGACCTCGTCGGCGGTGTATGTCGGATCCGCTTCGCGGTCGGACGCGTCCCCGCCGAATAGGCGAAGGAGAACTCCCGGGTTCGGATCCTGCTCGCGCCCGAGCCAGAACGCTGCGGAGCGCACCGCCTCATCCGTGCGCGCCACATACTCCAGACACATCCGACGGCCGCGCGTGCCGCGCACAAGAGCATCAGTGAGATCGATCATCAGCCCACCCTGCCCGACAATCGCCCGATGCCTCCCAGCCGGAGTCCACTCGCACCGGCAGAGCGGTCGGTGGGCTCAGGCCGCGTCGCGGTGGCGACCGCCCTATCTGTGAGCCGCCAGGCGCGCGGCGACCGGAACCGCGCCTCAGCAAACGAACGAACGCGCAGCCGCCTCGACGACCTCAATCACTCCCGATCGACCGGTCCGCATCGAGGGCTTCGCGCGCTGCGCGGCGTCCCTCGTCGATCAAGTGCGGCACGTCAGCCATGGACCACTGCGCGAGACCCTGCATCTCGGGCTGTATCAGGACGATGGAGCGGTCCGCCGCAAGCTCGGCGCCGCTGGAGGCGACCCGCATCATGCGGACGTTCTCCCACTTGGCGTGCAGGCGCACCACGATGAGCGTCGAAGCGCCCAACTGACGCGTTGCACGGATGGGCACGTTGTCAGTCATACCTCCGTCCATGAGCACCTGGCCTCCTCGACGGACGGGCGGTAACAACCCGGGCACGGCGATCGTCGCGCGGAGGGCGATGTCCAAGGGGCCTCTGTCGATCACCACGGCTCGGCGGGTTCGCAGGTCGGTGGCGACGGCGGCGAACCGTCGCGGAAGATCCTCGATGACCGGGTCATCACCGAGGGTGCGACGGATGGCGTCCGTCAGCGCGCTGGAATCGAGCAATCCCAGCCGCGGGCTCAGCGACATCCGGGCGATCGAGCTCCATCGGAACGCGAGGGCGGCTCGTTCGATCGCCTCCTGCGGAACGTCGGCCGCGTATGCCGCGGCGACCAGAGCTCCCGAGCTCGTGCCCGCGACGATGCCGGGCCGGATGCCGCGTTCCCTCAGTTCCTGCAGGACGCCCACATGCGCCGCGCCATACGCGCCGCCGCCGCTGAGCGTCAACCCCAGCGAGCTGTCATCTCCCCCGATCGCCATCGGCTGCCCGTGTGCGGCCGCGGATCCGCTTCCACACGACATCGAGGAGGACGACCACGACAGTGATGACGACCAGTGCGACCGCGGTCTTCGGCTCGTTCACGAGGGTCGTGGTCGGGAAGACGACGACTGTTCCGGATGTCGCGGATTCACGGCCTGCCGACTACTCGACATCGCGCATCTCACGTCCGTGGACGATCAGCGCGAAGATGACCAACACGTCGATCGCGATGACGATCAGCGACCACAACGGCTGGGCGGGAACGAGCAGCAGCTGCCCGACGGCACTGAGAATCGCCAAGATGATGGCGACCACGCGCGCCCACGTCTGGCCGGCGAACAGCGCCAGCGCGGTCAGCACGAGAAGCAAGCCGATGACGATGTTCCACCACCCCCACCCCGCCACATCGAGCAGCCAGAGAGATCCCTCGGCGACCACGTAATAGGCGTTCGGTCCGATCACCGCGACCAGCCCTTGGATGACACTGAAGATTCCACTGACCATGAGGATCACCCCGGCGAAGACGATCCACCCGGTCCACCCCGTCGACTTGACTGTGCTCATCTCGACATCCCCTTTCAGACGCCCCAGTTCGACTGTTCGCTCCACCCCGGAGCGTCGATACGACGCATTGCACCGCAGGCTATGGCCGGGCAGTCCTGATGCGCATCACCCGCAATTAGTGATAATCGAGAGCCGCTCCGTGGCACGGATTCGGCACAGTCCGGCTCGTCAGTGGGTGCGGCGTTCCTGCGCGGCTCGACGACTGGCGACGTAGCGTCGCATCTTTTCATCGGTGCCGCAGTCCTCCATGCTGCACCAGCGTCGAGTGCGGTTGCGGCTTTCGTCGACGAAGAGATAGCGGCATCCCCCGCATTGCTTGACACGGTCAAGCGGACCGGCGAGCAGCAGGTGGATCGCCGCATGGACCACGGGCCACAAAGGACGTGCGAGAGATCGGTCCTCGCCCCAGGTCCAGGCGAAGACGGCGCCGGCTTGCAGTCGTGCGGCGCGAAGCGCCTCTGATTCGTCGTCGCGAAGTCTGCCCAGCACCGCATCGCCGGCCTCGCGGCCATCCGCGATTGTGCGGAACACCTCGTCGAGATCATCTCGAATGCGGCGCGATCGGGCGAACACGGCATGCGAGGTGTGCGGATCGTCATGCGCGCCGCGGCGAAGCTCGACTGCCGCCTTCTCCGAGACGACTCCTGCGTATACGGCCCAGGACACCAGGCCGCCATACCCGGCGAGAAGGTCGTCGCCGGGCGCCCCGTCCGGCGGGCCGCTGCGTGTGTTCACGAAGTCCAGTGCCAGGTCGCCACCGACCAGACGCATTCTGGCGACGTCGTCCGATGCGTTCATCTGCACTCTCCTCGCAGCAATGTCGGAGGCCCTCCGTAATGTTTCCATCATAAGACGTTTTGATGGAAACATCGAAGTGGAAGGAGTTCGCGATGGACAATCTCGCTGGTCTGGGCGCCGCGGTCGCGGCCATGTCGAGCGATGACGGACACCGATACGAGGGCTGCGTCATGCTCAGTGCGCTTCCGGACGCACCGACCATCGATCGGCCGACACTCGTCGAACGGATCCGCCGCCTCCGGCGACGAGGACCTCGGGTTCACTAGCGCATCGATCGCGAGGCACAGCTCGGCGGCAGCGATGCTTTCATCGCGGTGGGCATAGGTCGTTGCGGCCGGGATGGCGAACGGCGGACTCATCATGGCCGCCCACGCACTGCCAGTATTACGACACCGCGGCCTGCTAGACCGACCGCTTGGAGCCGGCCCGAAGGAGGCGCCCCGGCGCACCGGGAACACAAGAGGATGATGGATCCATGCCTGCTGCCCACCGTCCCGGCCTTCGGGTCGGCTCGGGAATCACGATCCCCGAGTCCGAGCTGTCCTGGCGGTTCTCGCGGTCGTCGGGCCCGGGCGGGCAGAGCGTGAACACGGCCGACTCCCGAGCGGAACTCGTATGGGATGCTGCGCGCTCAGCCGTCCTCTCGCCGATCCAGCGCGAGCGATTGCTTGAGAATCTGAGCGGGCGTCTTGTCGACGGCGTGCTGAGGATCACCGCATCCGAGCACCGCGCACAGTTGCGTAACAGAGACGCCGCCCGCGCCCGGCTGGTCGCTGTGGTGGGCGACGCTCTACGGCCGCCGTCGCCATCACGACGACCGACGACCCCGAGCCGGGGCGCGAAGGAACGGCGTCTGAAATCGAAGAAGCAGCGCACCGACCTCAAGCGGCTGCGCCGACCGCCCCACGACTGATTCGCACCCGCTCCCTACGGCCCCTCGGACGTGCTCGAAGCGCCGGTGGCGACCACTCCCTTCTCAGGGGCGAGCGCGATCTCCAGCACGGCTTGTCGCGGCATCCGACGGCCCACGACGCGCGCTGCCTCGAACTCCGCGGACCGGTCGGTGGCAAGGACGGCGTCGACGAACGCCTGGTAGGTCACGTACGAGCGCTGCTCGCGCAGACCCGTGCGGGCGCGCACCGCTTCGGCGGCGCCGAGAAGGACACCAGCGCGCTCGACGTCGCCGACCACGGCGGCTGATCCGGCGAGGCCTTCGAGCGCGTACGCATCGCCATCCTCGTTGCGCAGGCGCAGCGAGAGTTCCAGCGCTCGAGTGAACAGCGCGGGTTGCGGTTCGCCGGCCGCGATCCGCGCCCACCCGATCTGATTGAGTGCGATGCGCTCAGCGAACTCGTCGCCCGCGCCTTCCGCGAGCTTTCTCGCGCGCTCGAAGCACTCGACGGCTCCCGCGTCATCGCCACGGAAGTGCAGGATGCGCCCGAGCACGCTCTCGAACAGCGAGTGGAAGGTCGCGTCGTGTCGAACGGCGTCCGACGCGAGCGCCGAGCGCTGCCGCTGCTCTGCGAGGGCGAGGTCGGCGGGGGTGGCTGACATGTACGTGAGCGACGCGATGCTCAGGGCCAACCCCACGCTGAACTCGTCGCCGTCCGCGCGGAACAGCGCGATGGCATGCTCCATACGCTCGGTGCTGATCTGCGAATCGGGCTGCCAGATCGCGACCCATGACGAGAAGGCGAGCGCGATCGCCCGGGAACGGGGTGACAGCTCCTGGCCGGATTCCAGGACAGCCTCCATCCAAGCCTTCACCTCGGGCAGCAGGTTCCGGATCCACCAGTAGAGGAACAGGCGCCACACCACGTCCGCGACGACGTCGGCCTCTCCGACGGCGATCAGGTGGCGGCATCCGGCGCGGAGGTCGTCACGTTCCGCCTCCAGCCGGTCGACTGCGGCGGACTGCGTCGCGCCACGGAGCCGCAGCTCGGTATGGGTCGCGAGCCGGGCGTAGTACTCGGCGTGTGCGCGGCGCACGGTCGCGGCATCCGGGTCGAGCTCGAAGCGGGCGGCTGCGATCTCGCGCACTGGGACGAGCATCGAAAAGAGCGGCAGGGCGTGCTCGTCGCGCTGCCGCAGCAGGCTGCCGTCGACGAGCTCGAGGAGGGTGTCTAGCAGGTCGGTGACCCACGGTTCACCGGCGGTGACGGCCTCGACCGCGTCGAGGCTGAAGGTTCCGGAAAACACCCCGAGCCGCTCGAAGAGCGCGCGCGCGTCGGAGCTGAGCAGGTCGATGCTCCACTGGACGGTGGCCTGGATCGTACGCTGGCGCTCGGGCACGTCCCGGGCCGCGGTGACGAGCAGGGACAGCATCCGGTCGAGCCGCTGGAGCATGGCCGCGGGGGTGAGGACGCGGATGCGGGCGGCGGCGAGTTCGATCGCGAGAGGGACGCCCTCAAGCGCCCGACAGATGCGGGCGACAGCCTCGGCGTTGTCATCGGTCACGTCGAACCTGGGGTCCGCGGCCCGCGCGCGATCGCGGAACAACATCACGGCAGGAGCCTCGAGGATCACCCGGGTCGATGTCTGCGAGGGCTCCGCGGGCAGACCGAGTGGTTCCACGTCGAAGACCTGCTCGCCGCGCACCCGAAGGCGCACGCGGCTGGTCACGAGGAAGGTCGCGCCGGGCAGATCGGTCAGGAGCGCGACGACGTCGGCGGCGGCGGCGACGAGCTGCTCGAAGTTGTCCAGCACGATCAGGTCTCGTCGTCCGGCTCGCGCGATCCCCAGCTGCTCGCTCAGCGGCGCATCGCCCGAGTCGCGCACCCCGAGCGCCCGTGCGATCGCACCCAGCACCTCGTCGGGATCGCGCACCTGCGCCAGCGAAACGAACGTCACCCGGTCGAAGCGTTCGCCGGCGTTGTGGGCGACCTCGATCGCGAGGCGGCTCTTGCCGATCCCGCCGGGGCCCACGAGCGTGACGAGCCGTCTGGCGTCGTCGCGGACCCAGGCGAGCAGCGTCGCGAGGTCGCGCTCGCGACCGATCGCGTTCGAATAGGGCGCAGGCAGGTACCCGGCCGGGATCGCGTCGGCGGAGTGTGCCGAGGCGCCGCGCGACGTGTCGAAACGTTCGGCGAGCAGCGTCGCGAGGTCGGCTGTCACGAGCTCGGCGAGCTCTTCTGCCGTCGAGAACGGCGTGTACGACGCCGTATCGTCACTGCGCACTCTTTCCATCAGCTCGGCGAGCCGCGCCTCACGCTCGGCGGGCTGCTTCACGTAGATGAGCCTCGGCATCTCACGTGGCGCGAGGACGTACTCGTCCTCCAGCCCCGACACCTCCTCGCCCGGCGCGATCCACCCGTACTGCTGCCAGTACACCCCGACGAACACGTCGCTCTGCTGGAGGTATGCACGGTAGAGCTGTCGCGGCGGGTGCGGCCGCGCACCGAGCTCGAACATCACCGGGGCGAGCCGCAGTCGTTCGATCGCGGCGCGCACGGCGCGGCGCTCCGGCTCCAGTTCTTTCAAGGTCGAGCTGACGAAGACCCGCAGGCGTTGATCCGGCGTGCGGATCACGGGGGCGCTCGCACGCTCCATCACGGCGACCTCGCGGGCGTCGCCGGGATGCCGTCGCATCGAGCCGCCATCCTGCCATTGTCCGGCCGCCGACGATCGTCGTCCAGCACCCCCAGAGCACAGCGGGCGACCTGCCGGGGTGCGGCTACGCGGCGCCGCGACCCGCGCGCATCTCCTCGATGAGCGCTTCGACGCGGCCGCGGATCTCGTCGCGGATCGGGCGCACGGCCTCGATGCCCTGACCGGCCGGGTCATCGAGCACCCAGTCCTCGTAGCGCTTGCCGGGGAAGATCGGGCACACGTCGCCGCAGCCCATCGTGATCACGACATCGGACTCCTTGACGGCGTCGACGGTGAGCACTTTCGGGGTGTTGCCGGCGATGTCGATGCCTTCTTCGGCCATCGCCTCGATCGCGACCGGGTTGATCTGATCCTTCGGCTCCGACCCGGCGGAGAGCACCTCGATGGCGTCGCCGCCGAGCGCGCGGAGATATCCGGCGGCCATCTGGGAGCGTCCCGCGTTGTGGACGCAGACGAACAGGACGGTGGGCTTTTCGATCATGGCCGCCTCGCTTTCTCACTCCAAAGCATAGACCCGCATCTATTGATCGAGGGAAACAACACGTGAACGACGCACGTCAGACCAGTTCCACCAGGAGTGCACGAACGCGGGACTCGATGTCGTCGCGAATCTCCCGGACGGTCTCCAGCGGCTTGCCGACCGGGTCTTCGAGCTCCCAGTCCAGATATCGCCGCCCGGGGTAGACGGGGCAGGCGTCGCCGCATCCCATCGTGACCACGACATCGGCCGCGCGGACGGCTTCGTCGGTGAGGGGTTTCGGAAACTCTCCGCCGAGCGGGACACCGATCTCATCGAGCGCGGTCACGATGTTGGCGCGCACTGCACTTGCGGGTGCGGAGCCGGCCGTGCGAACCAGCACGCGGTCTCCGGCGAGCTGCCGGAGGATCCCGGCCGCCAGCTGGGATCGGCCGGCGTTCTGGACGCACACGAACAGCACCTCGGGAACTGTTCGGCGGGGCCCCTGCGCCCTGCCCAGTGCGTCGAGGCGCACCGTGGCGAATGCGGCCGTCCGCGAGCCGATCAGTGCGGTCGGGTCGCCGGCCGACAACAGGATGTGGCTCTCCCGCACGTAGCGTTCGACGGTTTCGCGGCTGAAGGCGCCGCGGTAGCGTTCGGCGAGGTCCTCGACGATGCGGGGCACGTCGGGTCCCGTCTCTGGTCCTGCGTCGTCCCCGAGGAGAGCCTCGACGCGGTCGGCGTTGCGCGGGTCCAGCGAATACCAGACCCTGCGCCCCTCGGGGCGGCGCACGACGACGCCGTCCGCCAGGAGCGCCTTCATGTGGTGGCTGACCGTCGGCTGACGCAGCCCCAGCGTCTCTGCGAGGCGCCCGACCAGAGCGCGACCGTCGGGCGCGTCGCGGATCAACGTCACGATCCGCGCACGAGTCGGATCACCGAGGACCCTCAGCTGCCGCGAACCCCCGCCGCTACTCATAGACCGCAGTCTATGCGCCGACGCGGGAGAGCCGGCGTGTCAGCGGGGACTCAGCCCGAACCGTTCACGGCGCTCCAGCGTCCGGGCGTCACGAACAGCATCCACCGCCGTCGCTCGCCCCTGTCGAGCACACTCCCGTCGCCGGCAGCACGAGCTCGACGTTCGCCGCCGATGCCATGTCGCCCGCCAGCCACGCGGTCACCGAGCGGACCTGCTCGTACCCCGTCGCAAGGAGGAAGGTGGGTGCGCGTCCGTAGGACTTCATCCCGACGACGAAGAATCCCTTCTCCGGGTGGGCGAGTTCGCGGAAGCCGTGCGGCTCGACGGTGCCGCAGGAGTGCACGTTCGGGTCGATCAGCGGTGCCAGCCGCTTGGGCGCCTCGACGATGTCGTCAAGCTCGAGGCGGATCTCGCGCAGCATGTCCAGGTCCGGCCGGAAGCCCGTCGCGTTCACGACCACGTCGGTGGTGTGGGTGACGACGGTGCCGCGGCGGTGGCCGACGAGGTCGACCGCGTCGCCGGCGCGGCGGCCGCGGATGATCTCAAACCCGTCGACGACGGCGATGCGTCCCTCCGCAACCGCCTGGTCGACCCGGCTGCCGAGGCGCGCCCGGTCGGCGAGCTCGTCATCGGCCGAGGACGAGACGCGCACCGCCTGCGCATTGCGGATCAGCCACGTCACTGCCGTCCCGGGCTCCTGGCGAGCGAGCTCCACCAGGCCAAGCAGGGTGTTCGCGGCGGAATGGCCGGCGCCGACGACGGTCGTGTGCCGACCGGCGAACAGCGCGCGGTCCCGGCCGAGCACGTCCGGCAGTGCGACGGTGACCCGGTCGGAGATGTCGGACATGCCGAGCAGGTCGAGCCCGCCCGAGGACAGCGAGTTCGGCGATCGATAGGTGCCCGATGCGTCGATCACCGCGCGTGCGGGGACGTCCTCGATCTCTCCGGTTGCGGCGCGGACACGGAGGGAGAACGGCGTGGCGAAGCGTCCCCTCGTGCGAGTGCGGTCCATCCCCTCGCGGGTGACCCCGAGCACTTCGACGCCGGTGCGCAGACGAGAGGAGATCGGCTCGAGTGCGGCCAGCGGGGCGATGTACTTCTCGACCAGCTCGGTGCCGGTCGGAGCGCGCTCGGGATCTGGAAGTGTCCAGCCTTGCGTCTCGAGGAGTCGACGCGAGGCCGGGTCGACGAGGTGCTTCCACGGCGAGAACAGGCGCGTGTGCCCCCACGCGCGAATGCTCGCGGCAGCCTGATCCCCCGCCTCCAAAATCACGGAGTCGATGCCGCGTTCATACAGGTGCGCGGCAGCGGCGAGCCCGATCGGGCCGGCGCCGATGATCGCGACCGGAAGGGTGGTCAGTCGATCGCTGTCGACGACACGTGGCGTCAGGTCAAGCAGGGTCACAGCATCCTCCAACGGAATATCGATGAACGTCGATACCTCATTCTGCGTCGCTATATCGACATCTGTCAATATCGACTATTGTCGATGCATGACCACGATGCTCGAGGTGACGGATGTCACCGCCGGGGCGTGCTGCACTCCCCTTCAGCGTGAGCCGC
Coding sequences within:
- a CDS encoding heavy metal translocating P-type ATPase, translating into MTDPHTAHEMAVSPIEHSAHMAHDGGRSGHASHGADHVAQFRRLFWINLLLAIPVVGFSGMFAMLIGYSLPELPGVPLISPILGTVMYFWGGWPFLAGAVGELRARKPGMMLLIGLAITVAFVASWGASLGLLDHELEFWWELALLIVIMLLGHWLEMRSLAQTTSALDSLAALLPDEAERVDDDRVVTVAPSDLRVGDVVLVRPGGSMPTDGRIIDGRADMDESMVTGESRTVARGIGDAVTAGTVATDSGLRVEVTATGEDTTLAGIQRLVAEAQNSTSRAQRVADRAAGWLFWFALGAAALTAVVWTLLGDPDAAVVRTITVLVIACPHALGLAIPLVVAIATERAARGGVLIKDRLALESMRTIDTVLFDKTGTLTRGEPTVTAIAPEGDIDADTVLTLAAAAEADSEHPLAKAIVRAATDRGLAIAAATAFSSSPAVGVVATVDGRQIRVGGPRLLEEVGAGEVSAATGWREDGAIILHVVRDGVVIGGVKLADEIRPESREAVDALHKLGIQVVMITGDADAVARSVGRDLGVDRVFAGVRPEDKAAKVAELQHEGRRVAMVGDGVNDAPALAQADVGIAIGAGTDVAIASAGVILASDDPRSVLSVIELSRAGYRKMKQNLWWAAGYNLMAVPLAAGVLAPFGFVLPMSVGAILMSLSTIVVALNAQLLRRLDLRPEAGVRAVLDRRV
- a CDS encoding patatin-like phospholipase family protein gives rise to the protein MAIGGDDSSLGLTLSGGGAYGAAHVGVLQELRERGIRPGIVAGTSSGALVAAAYAADVPQEAIERAALAFRWSSIARMSLSPRLGLLDSSALTDAIRRTLGDDPVIEDLPRRFAAVATDLRTRRAVVIDRGPLDIALRATIAVPGLLPPVRRGGQVLMDGGMTDNVPIRATRQLGASTLIVVRLHAKWENVRMMRVASSGAELAADRSIVLIQPEMQGLAQWSMADVPHLIDEGRRAAREALDADRSIGSD
- a CDS encoding DUF7144 family membrane protein — translated: MSTVKSTGWTGWIVFAGVILMVSGIFSVIQGLVAVIGPNAYYVVAEGSLWLLDVAGWGWWNIVIGLLLVLTALALFAGQTWARVVAIILAILSAVGQLLLVPAQPLWSLIVIAIDVLVIFALIVHGREMRDVE
- a CDS encoding CGNR zinc finger domain-containing protein, which encodes MNASDDVARMRLVGGDLALDFVNTRSGPPDGAPGDDLLAGYGGLVSWAVYAGVVSEKAAVELRRGAHDDPHTSHAVFARSRRIRDDLDEVFRTIADGREAGDAVLGRLRDDESEALRAARLQAGAVFAWTWGEDRSLARPLWPVVHAAIHLLLAGPLDRVKQCGGCRYLFVDESRNRTRRWCSMEDCGTDEKMRRYVASRRAAQERRTH
- the arfB gene encoding alternative ribosome rescue aminoacyl-tRNA hydrolase ArfB, whose translation is MPAAHRPGLRVGSGITIPESELSWRFSRSSGPGGQSVNTADSRAELVWDAARSAVLSPIQRERLLENLSGRLVDGVLRITASEHRAQLRNRDAARARLVAVVGDALRPPSPSRRPTTPSRGAKERRLKSKKQRTDLKRLRRPPHD
- a CDS encoding ATP-binding protein — translated: MRRHPGDAREVAVMERASAPVIRTPDQRLRVFVSSTLKELEPERRAVRAAIERLRLAPVMFELGARPHPPRQLYRAYLQQSDVFVGVYWQQYGWIAPGEEVSGLEDEYVLAPREMPRLIYVKQPAEREARLAELMERVRSDDTASYTPFSTAEELAELVTADLATLLAERFDTSRGASAHSADAIPAGYLPAPYSNAIGRERDLATLLAWVRDDARRLVTLVGPGGIGKSRLAIEVAHNAGERFDRVTFVSLAQVRDPDEVLGAIARALGVRDSGDAPLSEQLGIARAGRRDLIVLDNFEQLVAAAADVVALLTDLPGATFLVTSRVRLRVRGEQVFDVEPLGLPAEPSQTSTRVILEAPAVMLFRDRARAADPRFDVTDDNAEAVARICRALEGVPLAIELAAARIRVLTPAAMLQRLDRMLSLLVTAARDVPERQRTIQATVQWSIDLLSSDARALFERLGVFSGTFSLDAVEAVTAGEPWVTDLLDTLLELVDGSLLRQRDEHALPLFSMLVPVREIAAARFELDPDAATVRRAHAEYYARLATHTELRLRGATQSAAVDRLEAERDDLRAGCRHLIAVGEADVVADVVWRLFLYWWIRNLLPEVKAWMEAVLESGQELSPRSRAIALAFSSWVAIWQPDSQISTERMEHAIALFRADGDEFSVGLALSIASLTYMSATPADLALAEQRQRSALASDAVRHDATFHSLFESVLGRILHFRGDDAGAVECFERARKLAEGAGDEFAERIALNQIGWARIAAGEPQPALFTRALELSLRLRNEDGDAYALEGLAGSAAVVGDVERAGVLLGAAEAVRARTGLREQRSYVTYQAFVDAVLATDRSAEFEAARVVGRRMPRQAVLEIALAPEKGVVATGASSTSEGP
- a CDS encoding arsenate reductase ArsC translates to MIEKPTVLFVCVHNAGRSQMAAGYLRALGGDAIEVLSAGSEPKDQINPVAIEAMAEEGIDIAGNTPKVLTVDAVKESDVVITMGCGDVCPIFPGKRYEDWVLDDPAGQGIEAVRPIRDEIRGRVEALIEEMRAGRGAA
- a CDS encoding metalloregulator ArsR/SmtB family transcription factor, which produces MSSGGGSRQLRVLGDPTRARIVTLIRDAPDGRALVGRLAETLGLRQPTVSHHMKALLADGVVVRRPEGRRVWYSLDPRNADRVEALLGDDAGPETGPDVPRIVEDLAERYRGAFSRETVERYVRESHILLSAGDPTALIGSRTAAFATVRLDALGRAQGPRRTVPEVLFVCVQNAGRSQLAAGILRQLAGDRVLVRTAGSAPASAVRANIVTALDEIGVPLGGEFPKPLTDEAVRAADVVVTMGCGDACPVYPGRRYLDWELEDPVGKPLETVREIRDDIESRVRALLVELV
- a CDS encoding FAD-dependent oxidoreductase; its protein translation is MTLLDLTPRVVDSDRLTTLPVAIIGAGPIGLAAAAHLYERGIDSVILEAGDQAAASIRAWGHTRLFSPWKHLVDPASRRLLETQGWTLPDPERAPTGTELVEKYIAPLAALEPISSRLRTGVEVLGVTREGMDRTRTRGRFATPFSLRVRAATGEIEDVPARAVIDASGTYRSPNSLSSGGLDLLGMSDISDRVTVALPDVLGRDRALFAGRHTTVVGAGHSAANTLLGLVELARQEPGTAVTWLIRNAQAVRVSSSADDELADRARLGSRVDQAVAEGRIAVVDGFEIIRGRRAGDAVDLVGHRRGTVVTHTTDVVVNATGFRPDLDMLREIRLELDDIVEAPKRLAPLIDPNVHSCGTVEPHGFRELAHPEKGFFVVGMKSYGRAPTFLLATGYEQVRSVTAWLAGDMASAANVELVLPATGVCSTGASDGGGCCS